The window ATGGCATATAGATGTTGTTCTTTAGAATATACGGTTCATCTAAGTCTTCAAAATCAACAAGTTTTAGCTCAACAAACTTTAAATCGGTCACTATTGCCAAATCCTCTCTCCTGCCAAGACTGAGATATTCATTTGGGGCAGTTAAACGATTATAAAGATTTGTTAAAACTTTTTCATCAGGATAAAATACATGAATAATTAAATTAACATTGTAAAGCAAATTAACGTTTAGGGGCATTGTAGTAGCATTCAGATCATCTTTGTAAAATAGCATTGTTTGATAGTTATTCACTATACATTCATAGGTACCCTGAACAGAAATATGAAAGGGAAAAAATTCTTTTGCATCTATCAATTTGTGAAACAATCCTTTTACTGTTGAATAAGGTGGCAGAGGATAAGTTTCTGCCACCTTTAAAGCAAAAGGCTTTTTATAGCATGCTGTTTCTTGAAATATTTTTATCTTTAAGACATTGCTTAATGTCTTCATTTTTTTAGTCCACCTCATAAAACTCTTTTATTTTCTTTTTTATAATATCAAAATACTCTTCAATAGACAAAATACCATTTGGAACCAATGTATCAAACTCATCTATATTTTCAAATGTTC is drawn from Caldicellulosiruptor naganoensis and contains these coding sequences:
- the cas5b gene encoding type I-B CRISPR-associated protein Cas5b → MKTLSNVLKIKIFQETACYKKPFALKVAETYPLPPYSTVKGLFHKLIDAKEFFPFHISVQGTYECIVNNYQTMLFYKDDLNATTMPLNVNLLYNVNLIIHVFYPDEKVLTNLYNRLTAPNEYLSLGRREDLAIVTDLKFVELKLVDFEDLDEPYILKNNIYMPSSYLEDLEVSGINYIVNYSYELENGKRKWNKALVKYVEKGRIFESGKFYLDEEGDIAVFYPLMR